From Staphylococcus delphini, one genomic window encodes:
- the ytxJ gene encoding bacillithiol system redox-active protein YtxJ codes for MAIKLTSIDQFEQMIEENPYIFILKHSNTCPISENAFDQFNKFLYERDMDGYYVVVQEARELSDYIAEKTGVQHESPQALYFVNGEVKWHDSHKNVNVSELAKAEE; via the coding sequence ATGGCGATTAAGCTAACTTCGATTGACCAATTCGAACAAATGATTGAAGAGAATCCATATATATTTATTTTAAAACATAGCAATACTTGTCCGATTTCGGAAAACGCATTCGACCAATTTAATAAGTTTTTATATGAGCGTGATATGGATGGTTACTATGTCGTTGTTCAAGAAGCACGTGAACTATCGGATTATATTGCTGAAAAGACAGGTGTCCAACATGAATCACCTCAAGCGCTTTATTTCGTAAACGGTGAGGTCAAGTGGCACGACAGTCATAAAAATGTGAATGTCTCTGAACTTGCGAAAGCTGAGGAATAG
- a CDS encoding EMYY motif lipoprotein → MKKWIKLIILSFMMIGSLTACMASSQKQMHAFDQQMKTVAEKERNVNRTLEQMNLNQLYDLSQTDTTDANKKAFDQLKKQIDDELKPAMKAYRQEAKALPETNKDLKALKSTYLEGIKGKEEVVEKLDQFIVLCQNSIRANENILDFTQQFEKYRSRVETQISSAKQTSQGLEDSAKLEARLDENNRHIKEKAETSIREKDGKAQMQAIQEEVIPLVQTQIKDLNEMQLRDEMTNRARQNAVQMYYSLERYYQERLKTIDYNQKLAQVNIRKLITKAKDLDSYNAPYENQRDQLNSN, encoded by the coding sequence ATGAAAAAATGGATAAAATTGATCATTTTAAGTTTCATGATGATTGGCAGTCTTACCGCATGTATGGCATCATCCCAAAAGCAGATGCATGCATTCGACCAACAAATGAAGACGGTCGCAGAAAAAGAGCGCAATGTGAATCGAACATTAGAACAAATGAATTTAAACCAACTGTATGATTTGAGTCAAACAGATACGACAGATGCGAACAAAAAAGCGTTTGATCAACTTAAAAAGCAAATTGACGATGAATTAAAGCCGGCGATGAAAGCGTATCGTCAAGAGGCGAAAGCACTTCCTGAAACAAATAAAGATTTGAAAGCGTTGAAATCTACATATTTAGAGGGCATAAAGGGTAAAGAAGAAGTAGTTGAAAAATTGGATCAGTTTATCGTACTCTGCCAAAATTCAATCCGCGCGAATGAAAACATACTGGATTTCACACAACAATTTGAAAAGTATCGTAGTCGTGTAGAGACGCAAATAAGTAGTGCGAAACAAACGTCGCAAGGGTTAGAAGATAGCGCAAAATTAGAGGCACGGCTCGATGAAAATAATCGCCATATCAAAGAAAAAGCAGAGACTTCTATCCGTGAAAAAGATGGAAAGGCACAAATGCAGGCGATTCAAGAAGAAGTGATTCCGTTAGTTCAAACACAAATTAAAGATTTAAATGAAATGCAACTCCGAGATGAGATGACGAACCGCGCACGACAAAATGCAGTGCAAATGTATTACAGTCTTGAGCGCTATTATCAAGAACGTCTCAAAACGATTGACTATAATCAAAAATTAGCTCAGGTGAATATTCGTAAACTCATTACGAAAGCGAAAGATTTAGACAGCTATAACGCACCGTACGAAAATCAGCGAGATCAGTTGAATTCAAACTAA
- a CDS encoding GrpB family protein, whose translation MYRHVQPFTTENQQVFYATQYEKYQHILFNLLDSPVKFTQHIGGTFHFNYPTEPILDILVGVENLHDITSLDEKRLNYAGFYRLHHAYEKKVVMAKFNNLNELKQEVRLHIIQMHTPTFQQYQQFHELLTHHPAAIQFFKAQKTSLEQPFMPIRDYENLKKQWFKQLQQYAT comes from the coding sequence ATGTATCGTCATGTCCAACCATTTACGACTGAAAATCAACAGGTATTTTATGCGACACAATACGAAAAATACCAACACATTTTGTTTAATCTTTTAGACTCACCGGTGAAGTTCACACAACATATCGGCGGTACTTTTCATTTTAATTATCCGACCGAACCCATTTTAGATATTTTAGTCGGTGTTGAAAATTTGCACGACATTACGTCTTTAGATGAAAAGCGCTTAAACTATGCAGGATTTTATCGTTTACACCATGCTTATGAAAAGAAAGTCGTGATGGCAAAATTTAATAATCTGAATGAATTAAAGCAAGAAGTCCGCTTACATATTATTCAAATGCACACGCCTACTTTCCAACAATACCAACAATTTCATGAATTATTAACGCATCATCCAGCAGCCATTCAATTTTTTAAAGCGCAAAAAACCTCTCTCGAACAACCATTCATGCCTATCCGAGATTATGAAAACTTAAAAAAGCAATGGTTTAAACAACTTCAACAATACGCAACATAA
- the murB gene encoding UDP-N-acetylmuramate dehydrogenase has protein sequence MLFVNHSSILQDLKKLIPASIIKVDEPLKRYTYTETGGNADFYISPERYEDVQKVVKYAYEHDIPVTYLGNGSNIIIRDGGIRGIVLSLLSLNHIVTSDATIIAGSGAAIIDVSRKARDVSLTGLEFACGIPGSIGGAVYMNAGAYGGEVKDVIDYALVIDERGELLKLTHNELELDYRNSIIQQQHYVVLEAAFTLTPGKQEDIQEKMDDLTERRESKQPLEYPSCGSVFRRPPGHFAGQLIQNADLQGHRIGGVEVSRKHAGFMVNVDHGTATDYENLIHHVQNVVKEKFGIELEREVRIIGENLEK, from the coding sequence ATGTTATTTGTGAATCATTCTAGCATCTTACAGGATTTAAAAAAACTGATTCCTGCAAGTATTATTAAGGTAGATGAACCATTAAAACGCTATACTTACACTGAAACGGGGGGGAATGCGGATTTTTATATTTCACCCGAACGTTATGAAGATGTACAAAAAGTCGTGAAATATGCGTATGAACATGACATACCTGTAACCTATTTGGGAAATGGTTCAAATATTATTATTAGAGACGGCGGTATTCGAGGAATCGTTTTGAGCTTATTGTCTTTAAATCACATCGTCACTTCTGATGCGACAATTATTGCAGGCAGTGGTGCGGCTATTATCGATGTGTCTCGAAAAGCACGCGACGTTTCATTAACAGGTCTTGAATTTGCATGCGGGATTCCTGGTTCTATCGGTGGCGCTGTTTATATGAATGCAGGCGCTTATGGGGGCGAAGTGAAAGATGTGATCGATTACGCCCTTGTCATTGATGAACGTGGCGAATTGCTTAAATTAACACATAATGAACTTGAATTGGATTATCGTAATAGTATTATCCAACAACAGCATTATGTCGTGTTGGAAGCTGCATTTACACTCACACCTGGAAAGCAAGAAGACATTCAAGAGAAAATGGATGATCTCACAGAACGACGCGAATCTAAACAACCGCTTGAATATCCATCATGTGGTAGTGTTTTCCGTCGTCCACCTGGTCATTTTGCAGGTCAACTCATTCAAAATGCCGACTTGCAAGGACATCGTATCGGTGGCGTCGAAGTCTCTCGTAAACATGCTGGATTTATGGTAAATGTCGATCACGGGACAGCGACAGATTACGAAAACTTAATTCATCATGTCCAAAACGTCGTGAAAGAAAAATTTGGGATTGAGTTAGAAAGAGAAGTTCGTATTATTGGGGAAAATTTAGAGAAATAA